One Orrella dioscoreae genomic window carries:
- a CDS encoding SlyX family protein: protein MATDIMTDTDALPDLQALAKRLFDLEIKAGLADDMLDQLNQTIFRQQRQIELLGKELFELRRQGQEGPGTPRNLRDELPPHY from the coding sequence ATGGCGACCGACATCATGACCGACACCGACGCGCTGCCTGACCTGCAGGCGCTGGCCAAGCGCCTTTTCGACCTGGAGATCAAGGCCGGGCTGGCCGACGACATGCTGGACCAGCTCAACCAGACGATCTTCCGCCAGCAACGCCAGATCGAGCTGCTGGGCAAGGAACTGTTCGAGTTGCGGCGGCAGGGGCAGGAAGGCCCCGGTACGCCGCGCAACCTGCGCGACGAACTGCCTCCGCATTACTAG
- a CDS encoding esterase-like activity of phytase family protein — protein MLAQAPSPTPALPGLRLLGSATLPAGLMVDGTRVGGLSGLDYDPATRKWLLVSDDRSQHAPARVYTATLDLDADGLHGVTFTGMRVLRQADGTPYPDPWRYLWAGGDVPDWEAVRWDPLAPGFWLAGEGDRALGLPPGIVRMSPAGQLQAQLPTLPGFGVHRLRIQGPRRNLAFEGLTFTPDGQSLWVGMEGPLAQDGPAPTPDEGGWARFTRIDREGGMLAQVAYPVDPIPARPAHGRHADNGVSEILALDATRLLVLERAAVQPADGPMRNFLRLYLADLSTGSDVRGQERLRPGAFTPVTKQLVLDLTTLDTRLDNLEGMAWGPRLPNGNATLVMVSDDNFNASQVTLFLAFEVREESRNEPGRSGAGSAGPPASPP, from the coding sequence GTGCTCGCGCAAGCGCCCTCCCCGACGCCCGCGCTGCCCGGCCTGCGCCTGCTGGGCAGCGCCACGCTGCCCGCCGGCCTGATGGTCGACGGCACGCGCGTGGGCGGCCTGTCCGGCCTGGACTACGACCCGGCCACGCGGAAATGGCTGCTGGTCAGCGATGACCGCTCCCAGCACGCCCCGGCACGGGTCTACACCGCCACGCTGGACCTGGACGCCGATGGCCTGCACGGCGTGACCTTCACCGGCATGCGCGTGCTGCGGCAGGCGGACGGCACGCCCTATCCCGACCCGTGGCGCTACTTGTGGGCGGGTGGCGACGTGCCGGACTGGGAAGCGGTGCGATGGGACCCGTTGGCGCCCGGCTTCTGGCTGGCTGGCGAAGGCGACCGGGCGCTGGGCCTGCCGCCCGGCATCGTCCGCATGAGTCCCGCCGGCCAGCTGCAGGCGCAACTGCCCACGCTGCCGGGCTTCGGTGTCCACCGCCTGCGCATCCAGGGGCCACGCCGCAACCTGGCCTTCGAGGGGCTGACCTTCACGCCGGACGGGCAATCGCTGTGGGTGGGCATGGAGGGGCCGCTGGCGCAGGACGGGCCGGCGCCCACGCCCGATGAAGGCGGCTGGGCGCGGTTCACGCGCATCGACCGAGAAGGCGGGATGCTGGCCCAGGTGGCGTATCCGGTGGACCCGATTCCGGCGCGTCCCGCGCACGGACGCCACGCGGACAACGGCGTGTCGGAGATCCTGGCCCTGGATGCCACCCGGCTGCTGGTGCTGGAACGCGCGGCGGTGCAACCGGCAGACGGCCCCATGCGCAACTTCCTCCGGCTTTACCTGGCGGACCTGTCCACGGGCAGCGACGTGCGTGGCCAGGAACGGTTGCGGCCCGGCGCCTTCACGCCGGTGACGAAGCAACTGGTGCTGGACCTGACGACGCTGGACACGCGCCTGGACAACCTGGAAGGCATGGCCTGGGGCCCGCGCCTGCCCAACGGCAACGCCACGCTGGTGATGGTGTCCGACGACAACTTCAATGCATCCCAGGTCACGCTGTTCCTGGCGTTCGAAGTCCGAGAGGAAAGCCGCAACGAGCCGGGACGCAGCGGAGCCGGCTCCGCCGGTCCGCCAGCATCGCCCCCTTGA
- a CDS encoding tripartite tricarboxylate transporter permease translates to MELLDNLMLGFSVAFTPENLLYALLGCILGTLVGVLPGLGPVPTIAMLLPITYVLPPIAGLIMLAGIYYGTQYGGSTTAILVNLPGETAAVVTVLDGHQMARNGRAGAALALAAIGSFFAGSFATLLIAAFAPPLAEIAFKFGPAEYFSLMALGLIGAVVLASGSLLKAIGMILIGLLLGMVGTDVNSGVARYDFGIPELQDGIDFAIVAMGVFGLAEIMSNLEQKENRVDITDKVGSLYPNRQEMKEAAPAMLRGTALGCMLGLLPGGGATLSSFSSYTLEKKISKEPERFGKGHPAGLAGPESANNAGAQTSFIPLLTLGIPGNAVMALMVGAMTIHNIQPGPQVMTSHPELFWGLVASMWIGNLMLVVLNLPLVGLWVKLLKVPYRILFPAILVFCTVGVYSLNYNVFDIYITAVFAMVGYVWAKLKCEGAPLLLGLVLGPMMEENFRRALLLSRGEFMTFIERPLSASLLGAALILVVLVALPSVKRKRQEAFVEEE, encoded by the coding sequence GTGGAATTGTTAGACAACCTCATGCTGGGCTTCTCGGTGGCCTTCACGCCCGAGAACCTGCTTTATGCCCTGCTGGGCTGCATCCTGGGCACGCTGGTGGGGGTGCTGCCTGGCCTGGGTCCAGTGCCCACCATCGCCATGCTGCTGCCCATCACCTATGTGCTGCCACCCATCGCCGGCCTGATTATGCTGGCTGGCATCTATTACGGCACGCAGTATGGCGGCTCGACCACGGCCATCCTGGTGAACCTGCCGGGTGAGACCGCTGCCGTGGTGACCGTGCTGGATGGGCACCAGATGGCGCGCAATGGCCGCGCCGGTGCGGCGCTGGCGCTGGCGGCGATCGGCTCGTTCTTCGCTGGCAGCTTCGCCACCCTGCTGATCGCGGCGTTCGCGCCGCCGCTGGCGGAGATCGCGTTCAAGTTCGGTCCCGCCGAATATTTCTCTTTGATGGCGTTGGGCTTGATCGGTGCCGTGGTGCTGGCGTCGGGCTCGCTGCTGAAAGCCATCGGGATGATCCTCATCGGCCTGCTGCTGGGCATGGTCGGCACGGACGTGAACTCGGGCGTGGCGCGCTACGACTTCGGCATCCCGGAACTGCAGGACGGTATCGACTTCGCCATCGTCGCCATGGGCGTGTTCGGCCTGGCCGAGATCATGTCCAACCTCGAGCAGAAAGAGAACCGCGTCGACATCACCGACAAGGTTGGCTCGCTGTATCCGAACCGGCAGGAAATGAAGGAGGCGGCGCCCGCCATGCTGCGCGGCACGGCGCTGGGCTGCATGCTGGGCCTGCTGCCGGGCGGCGGCGCGACGCTGTCGTCGTTCTCTTCCTACACGCTGGAAAAGAAGATATCGAAGGAGCCGGAGCGTTTCGGCAAGGGCCATCCCGCCGGCCTGGCGGGGCCGGAGTCGGCCAACAACGCGGGCGCGCAGACCTCCTTCATTCCGCTGCTCACCCTGGGCATACCGGGGAACGCCGTGATGGCGTTGATGGTGGGGGCCATGACCATCCACAACATCCAGCCCGGCCCGCAGGTCATGACGAGCCATCCGGAACTGTTCTGGGGCCTGGTGGCGTCGATGTGGATCGGCAACCTGATGCTGGTGGTGCTGAACCTGCCGCTGGTGGGCCTGTGGGTGAAGCTGCTGAAGGTGCCCTACCGCATCCTGTTTCCGGCCATCCTGGTGTTCTGCACGGTTGGCGTCTATTCCCTGAACTACAACGTCTTCGACATCTACATCACTGCCGTCTTCGCGATGGTGGGCTATGTGTGGGCGAAGCTGAAGTGCGAAGGCGCGCCGCTGCTGTTGGGTCTGGTGCTGGGTCCCATGATGGAAGAGAACTTCCGCCGGGCGCTGCTGCTCTCGCGCGGGGAATTCATGACCTTCATCGAGCGTCCGCTGTCGGCGTCGCTACTGGGCGCGGCGCTGATACTGGTCGTGTTGGTGGCCCTGCCGTCGGTGAAGCGCAAGCGCCAGGAGGCGTTCGTCGAAGAGGAGTAG
- a CDS encoding MarR family winged helix-turn-helix transcriptional regulator, giving the protein MSAMPDTEHSPVVPAVPQRVPGKADFIALSKLRYELRKFLAFSEAAAAANGLTPQQHQVLLAIKGSPDDVLTVGEIADRMLLRHHSAGELVGRLERMGLVSREHDPRDRRRINIRVTELTEAKLRLLSGAHLDELSATGPLLSTLLKHFVKRA; this is encoded by the coding sequence ATGTCCGCGATGCCAGACACCGAACACAGTCCCGTCGTGCCCGCCGTGCCGCAGCGCGTTCCCGGCAAGGCGGACTTCATTGCGCTGTCCAAGCTGCGCTACGAATTACGCAAGTTCCTCGCCTTCAGCGAAGCGGCCGCCGCCGCCAATGGCCTCACGCCGCAGCAGCACCAGGTGCTGCTGGCCATCAAGGGCTCTCCCGACGACGTGCTGACGGTCGGCGAAATCGCCGACCGCATGCTGCTGCGCCATCACAGCGCGGGCGAACTGGTCGGCCGCCTGGAGCGCATGGGCCTGGTCAGCCGCGAGCACGATCCGCGCGACCGGCGCCGCATCAACATCCGCGTCACCGAACTGACCGAAGCCAAGTTGCGGCTGCTGTCAGGCGCGCACCTGGACGAACTCAGCGCCACCGGCCCGCTGCTCAGCACCCTGCTGAAGCACTTCGTGAAACGGGCCTGA
- a CDS encoding DUF445 domain-containing protein: MTDASRTQTLAARRAELRRMKIGAAALLALMVAGLILAHAMGGQGGWAWLRAFCEAATVGALADWFAVVALFRHPLGIPVPHTAIIPSNKDRLADKLGVFVRDHFLEPGILMARIQAFDPAARLGQWLAVPDNTRRLAQGARQAALQSLELLDEVAVRRAIHGFVMGRLHRWNAAATAGDVLGLLTRDGRHQELLDAALERMAQYLGKEEIRQRVSALLVKHASREWPRLVGAVELVSSVDDIADRLADRMSRALLEELRDVLSAPEHPLRQEYEAWFADYVTRLRDDPDLAHQAEAIKQRLMDHPDVQEYVRGLWDDIQDALRRDLMREDSVLARHLDDVLLALGRKVSEDASLRDAINAHVMANAETLTEDLREEASAHIARTVKAWDERKLVDELELSVGRDLQYIRYNGTLVGGLIGLALHALVLAASA; encoded by the coding sequence ATGACAGACGCCTCGCGTACCCAGACCCTTGCCGCGCGCCGCGCCGAACTGCGCCGCATGAAGATCGGCGCCGCGGCGCTGCTGGCGCTCATGGTCGCGGGGCTCATCCTTGCGCATGCCATGGGCGGGCAGGGCGGCTGGGCCTGGCTGCGCGCCTTCTGCGAAGCGGCCACCGTGGGCGCCTTGGCGGACTGGTTCGCCGTGGTGGCGTTGTTTCGCCACCCGCTGGGCATACCGGTGCCGCACACCGCCATCATTCCCTCAAACAAGGATCGCCTGGCCGACAAGCTGGGCGTCTTCGTGCGTGACCACTTCCTGGAGCCCGGCATCTTGATGGCGCGCATCCAGGCCTTCGACCCAGCCGCACGCCTGGGGCAATGGCTGGCCGTGCCCGACAACACGCGCCGCCTGGCGCAGGGGGCGCGCCAGGCGGCACTGCAGTCGCTGGAATTGCTGGACGAGGTTGCCGTGCGCCGCGCCATCCACGGTTTCGTCATGGGCCGCCTGCACCGGTGGAACGCGGCCGCCACCGCGGGAGACGTGCTTGGCCTGCTGACGCGCGACGGCCGTCACCAGGAACTGCTGGACGCCGCGCTGGAGCGCATGGCGCAATACCTGGGCAAGGAGGAAATCCGCCAGCGCGTGTCGGCCCTGCTGGTCAAGCACGCCAGCCGTGAATGGCCGCGCCTGGTGGGCGCGGTGGAGCTGGTGTCGTCGGTGGATGACATCGCCGATCGGCTGGCCGACCGGATGTCGCGCGCGCTGCTGGAAGAGCTGCGCGACGTGCTGTCGGCGCCCGAGCATCCGCTGCGCCAGGAATACGAAGCCTGGTTCGCGGACTATGTCACGCGCCTGCGCGACGATCCCGACCTCGCACACCAGGCCGAGGCCATCAAGCAGCGCCTGATGGATCATCCCGACGTGCAGGAATACGTGCGCGGTCTGTGGGACGACATCCAAGACGCCTTGCGCCGCGACCTGATGCGCGAAGATTCGGTGCTGGCGCGCCACCTGGACGACGTATTGCTGGCGCTGGGCCGCAAGGTAAGCGAGGACGCGTCCCTGCGTGACGCGATCAACGCGCATGTGATGGCCAACGCCGAGACGCTGACGGAAGACCTGCGCGAGGAGGCCTCGGCGCACATCGCGCGCACGGTCAAGGCCTGGGACGAACGCAAGCTGGTCGACGAACTGGAGCTCAGCGTGGGCCGCGACCTGCAGTACATCCGCTACAACGGCACGCTGGTGGGCGGCCTGATCGGCCTGGCCCTGCACGCCCTGGTGCTTGCCGCATCGGCGTGA
- a CDS encoding twin-arginine translocation signal domain-containing protein gives MLSPEDKNAVKQRRSFLKNATLGAAAGGAPHHCVACHANAARRCGFRPANVHASRVARAMKRGAPLILTCRKPAPIKAWRGCRVSAQGRPGNTWHATCMVEA, from the coding sequence TTGCTTTCGCCGGAAGATAAAAATGCCGTCAAACAACGCCGTTCGTTTCTGAAGAACGCCACGCTGGGCGCCGCTGCAGGCGGCGCGCCTCACCACTGCGTGGCATGCCACGCAAATGCTGCACGACGGTGCGGATTCCGCCCCGCCAACGTGCATGCCAGCCGTGTCGCCCGTGCCATGAAGCGGGGTGCACCACTTATCTTGACCTGCCGCAAACCCGCGCCGATAAAGGCCTGGCGGGGATGCCGCGTATCAGCGCAGGGAAGACCTGGAAATACCTGGCACGCAACTTGCATGGTTGAAGCATGA
- a CDS encoding amino acid ABC transporter substrate-binding protein: protein MGFSAASARRLWRAVVGGALACLAATASLPSLAEKPLRIGAPLALSGGLAEEGKKQQVAYQLWLERIQAQGGIMIGGAKVPVELVTYDYQSDEKRAQQLAERLITQDRVDFMTAPFGSGHAKVVAGVAERYGVPVIAVASSEPVHNQGYKHLFGTLAPSVGLIDTMIEYFTAQRPGTGTIAVLGRDDVFPKVMATTMSRQAAKAGLKVVYDTLYPVGTMDFSAALTAIKAARPDWIYVTGYTSDLILARKQMADLGVDAPILTMVTGPAYPEFVDGLGPLAENVTSATWWHASQTYSSDDVFGGTQAFAQAVRDRTGKDPDYVHASSAAALVVLQKAVEAAGTRDRAKVRDALAGLDVMTFYGPVKFREDGMNMNRELPIIQIHDGNPVVLFPVPAQASALRLSAK, encoded by the coding sequence ATGGGTTTTTCCGCCGCCAGCGCGCGGCGTCTGTGGCGCGCCGTCGTGGGCGGGGCGCTGGCCTGTCTGGCGGCCACCGCCAGCCTTCCCAGCCTGGCGGAAAAGCCGTTGCGCATCGGGGCGCCCCTGGCACTGAGCGGCGGGCTGGCCGAGGAAGGCAAGAAGCAGCAGGTGGCCTACCAGCTTTGGCTCGAACGCATCCAGGCCCAGGGGGGCATCATGATCGGCGGCGCGAAAGTGCCGGTCGAGCTGGTGACCTATGACTACCAGTCCGACGAAAAGCGTGCGCAGCAATTGGCCGAGCGCCTGATCACCCAGGACCGCGTCGATTTCATGACCGCGCCCTTCGGGTCCGGCCATGCCAAGGTGGTCGCCGGCGTCGCCGAGCGCTATGGCGTGCCGGTGATCGCGGTCGCCTCCAGCGAGCCCGTGCACAACCAGGGCTACAAGCATCTGTTCGGCACCCTGGCGCCCTCCGTGGGGCTGATCGACACGATGATCGAGTATTTCACGGCGCAGCGGCCGGGGACCGGCACGATCGCCGTGCTGGGGCGCGACGACGTCTTTCCCAAGGTGATGGCGACCACGATGTCCAGGCAGGCGGCGAAGGCCGGCTTGAAGGTCGTGTACGACACGCTCTATCCCGTGGGCACGATGGACTTCAGCGCGGCGCTTACCGCGATCAAGGCGGCCAGGCCGGACTGGATATACGTCACCGGCTACACCAGCGATCTCATCCTGGCGCGCAAGCAGATGGCCGACCTGGGCGTGGATGCGCCCATCCTCACCATGGTGACGGGTCCCGCCTATCCCGAGTTCGTCGATGGCCTGGGCCCGCTGGCCGAGAACGTGACCAGCGCGACGTGGTGGCACGCGTCGCAGACCTATTCCTCGGATGACGTGTTTGGCGGAACGCAGGCCTTTGCGCAGGCCGTGCGCGACCGCACCGGCAAGGATCCGGACTACGTCCATGCCTCGTCGGCCGCGGCGCTGGTGGTGCTGCAGAAGGCGGTGGAGGCCGCGGGCACGCGGGACCGTGCCAAGGTACGCGATGCGCTGGCGGGGCTGGACGTCATGACTTTCTATGGTCCGGTGAAATTCCGCGAGGACGGCATGAACATGAATCGCGAACTGCCCATCATCCAGATCCATGACGGCAATCCCGTCGTGCTGTTCCCCGTCCCCGCGCAGGCCTCCGCGTTGCGGCTGAGCGCGAAGTGA
- a CDS encoding phytanoyl-CoA dioxygenase family protein, whose product MPKHLSPAQIDDFRQHGYAYPFDAFDAQEAARLRARIESYEQQSGYDANQTLKIKGHLALPDLVALGRHPRILDAVEDLIGPNILLFGASIFAKDGGDPRYVSWHQDSAYFGLDPHDEITAWVGLTDSTEENGCLRVLPGSHRGPDFKHEETYAPDNMLAKGQSLIGIDESRAVSMPLRAGQFSLHHERTAHSSLPNRSTGRRMGFAFFYVPTHARLLKRRGRATLVRGVDEYGHWDADDLPTMDLDPLSMQQLRSAWGSYKDGKVLQAADMSAQA is encoded by the coding sequence ATGCCCAAGCACCTGAGCCCCGCGCAGATCGATGATTTCCGCCAGCACGGCTACGCCTATCCCTTCGATGCCTTCGACGCACAGGAGGCCGCGCGGCTGCGCGCCCGCATCGAGTCCTACGAGCAGCAGAGCGGCTACGACGCCAACCAGACGCTGAAGATCAAGGGGCACCTGGCCTTGCCCGACCTGGTGGCGTTGGGCCGCCATCCTCGCATCCTCGACGCGGTCGAGGACCTGATCGGCCCCAACATCCTGCTTTTCGGCGCCTCCATCTTCGCCAAGGACGGCGGCGATCCGCGCTACGTCTCCTGGCACCAGGACTCGGCCTATTTCGGCCTGGATCCGCACGACGAAATCACGGCATGGGTCGGCCTGACGGACTCGACGGAGGAGAACGGCTGCCTGCGCGTGCTGCCCGGCTCGCATCGGGGGCCGGACTTCAAGCATGAGGAAACCTACGCGCCGGACAACATGCTGGCCAAGGGACAGTCGCTGATCGGCATCGATGAAAGCCGGGCCGTGTCGATGCCGCTGCGCGCGGGACAGTTTTCGCTGCACCACGAGCGCACGGCGCACAGCTCGTTGCCCAACCGGAGCACGGGCCGGCGGATGGGGTTCGCGTTCTTCTACGTGCCCACCCATGCGCGCCTGCTCAAACGGCGTGGCCGCGCCACGCTGGTGCGGGGTGTGGACGAGTACGGCCATTGGGATGCCGACGACCTGCCCACCATGGACCTCGATCCGTTGTCGATGCAGCAGCTCCGTTCCGCCTGGGGCAGCTACAAGGATGGCAAGGTATTGCAGGCCGCGGACATGTCGGCGCAGGCCTGA
- a CDS encoding GNAT family N-acetyltransferase yields the protein MSLVLRGMCAADIPDVLDVQAAAYPAILNEEAGFFLNRLALSPATCWVARDAASDAMQGYLVAYPWSGGLPPELGQALPSLPAGADHWFLHDCAVHPRAQGRGVGKALYEAGRRQAWEAGLRHGCLVALAEAVPYWLRLGYATPVGVMPGLAEKLRQYGEGACYLARAMDSVVDRGAAGQGG from the coding sequence ATGTCCCTGGTCCTGCGCGGCATGTGCGCCGCGGACATCCCCGACGTGCTCGATGTCCAGGCCGCCGCCTACCCCGCCATCCTCAACGAAGAGGCGGGCTTCTTCCTGAATCGCCTGGCCTTGTCTCCGGCGACCTGCTGGGTGGCGAGGGATGCCGCCAGCGACGCGATGCAGGGCTACCTGGTCGCGTATCCGTGGTCGGGCGGGTTGCCGCCCGAACTCGGCCAGGCCTTGCCCTCACTGCCGGCAGGCGCCGACCATTGGTTCCTGCATGATTGCGCCGTGCATCCCCGCGCGCAGGGGCGCGGCGTGGGCAAGGCACTGTACGAAGCCGGCAGGCGCCAGGCCTGGGAAGCTGGTTTGCGACATGGCTGCCTGGTGGCACTGGCCGAGGCCGTTCCCTACTGGCTGCGGCTGGGGTACGCGACGCCGGTCGGGGTGATGCCGGGGCTGGCGGAAAAGTTGCGCCAGTATGGCGAGGGCGCCTGCTACCTGGCGCGTGCGATGGATTCAGTGGTGGACCGTGGCGCCGCGGGGCAGGGCGGCTGA
- a CDS encoding YrbL family protein translates to MDSTGRATSTDPPEALSLATLIGTGNQRECWQHPLDPSLCIKVSRAGQSADLLENALELHYLQHLNTRKLTSQHLPKIHQPVATSKGHGIVVELIRGRDGQAAQTLERMLHSGAISQLEALGLITEMLHWLHKNGVIWNDVNLCNVVVAHTCAGRPYLVIVDGLGGRRYDFRYRLRCKFKFLERWTARRKINQHFPKILAYLGLSDAPPAGSKAASAALPRGATVHH, encoded by the coding sequence ATGGATTCGACTGGCCGCGCCACATCGACAGACCCACCCGAGGCATTGAGCCTGGCCACCCTGATCGGCACCGGCAATCAGCGGGAATGCTGGCAACACCCGCTGGACCCATCCCTGTGCATCAAGGTGAGCCGCGCCGGGCAATCTGCCGACCTCCTCGAGAATGCGCTCGAGCTGCATTACCTCCAGCACCTCAACACCCGCAAGCTCACGTCGCAGCACCTGCCCAAGATCCATCAACCGGTAGCCACCTCGAAGGGCCACGGGATCGTGGTGGAACTGATCCGGGGCCGCGATGGCCAGGCCGCGCAGACGCTCGAGCGCATGCTCCACTCGGGCGCCATCTCCCAGCTGGAAGCACTTGGCTTGATCACCGAAATGCTGCACTGGCTGCACAAGAACGGTGTCATCTGGAACGACGTGAATCTGTGCAATGTCGTCGTCGCACATACCTGTGCGGGGCGCCCTTACCTGGTCATCGTGGATGGCCTGGGCGGACGCCGCTACGATTTCCGCTACCGGCTACGCTGCAAGTTCAAGTTTCTTGAACGCTGGACCGCGCGCCGAAAGATCAACCAGCACTTCCCCAAGATCCTGGCGTATCTCGGACTGAGTGACGCACCGCCGGCTGGCTCGAAGGCGGCATCAGCCGCCCTGCCCCGCGGCGCCACGGTCCACCACTGA
- a CDS encoding IclR family transcriptional regulator → MPRKSAQKSVADENLAPGGVAAVDKALTVLAAFRNGDESLSLTELANRTRLYKSAVSRLLASLVHGRLIRQTETGRYAIGPEVARLHALYAASFSLEPLVTPLLQRLVAQTGESAAFHVRQGDQRICLYRVDSPQPLRDHLKAGDVLPMGRGAGGRVLSAYSGGIGEVYEQIRRDGVILLNGDRTPDLSGISAPVFKNGTELVGAVTLTMPTHRLNPSHVQLVKDAARELCDTLDSN, encoded by the coding sequence ATGCCCAGGAAATCCGCGCAGAAGTCCGTCGCCGACGAGAACCTCGCCCCCGGCGGCGTTGCCGCCGTCGACAAAGCCCTCACGGTGCTTGCCGCCTTTCGCAATGGCGACGAGTCGCTGAGCCTGACCGAATTGGCCAACCGCACGCGGCTCTACAAGAGCGCGGTGTCGCGGCTGCTTGCCTCGCTGGTCCATGGCCGACTGATCCGTCAGACGGAAACCGGTCGCTATGCTATCGGCCCGGAAGTGGCACGCTTGCATGCCCTTTACGCGGCGTCCTTTTCACTGGAACCGCTGGTCACGCCGCTGCTGCAACGCCTGGTGGCGCAGACCGGTGAAAGCGCGGCCTTCCACGTGCGCCAGGGCGACCAGCGCATCTGCCTGTATCGGGTCGATTCCCCGCAGCCGCTGCGCGACCACCTGAAGGCCGGCGACGTGCTGCCCATGGGGCGTGGCGCGGGTGGCCGCGTGCTGAGCGCCTACAGCGGCGGCATCGGCGAGGTCTATGAGCAGATCCGCCGCGACGGCGTCATCCTGCTGAACGGCGACCGCACGCCCGACCTGTCGGGCATCTCGGCGCCGGTCTTCAAGAACGGCACGGAGCTGGTGGGCGCCGTCACACTGACCATGCCCACGCATCGCCTGAACCCGAGCCACGTGCAACTGGTGAAGGACGCGGCGCGCGAGCTCTGCGACACGCTGGACAGCAACTAG
- a CDS encoding hydroxymethylglutaryl-CoA lyase: protein MATKVLVSEVGPRDGLQSVKRTMSLAHKTQWISALHAAGLQEIEVGSFVSPKLLPQMADTAQVVAHAKTLPGLHVAVLVPNLKGAQAAFEAGVHKITLPISVTEVHSLANIRRTHEQVFEEVRQVVALRNAQYPGIAIEAGMSVAFGCTLAGAVADDETMRIGHLMAELGVDEVGLSDTTGYGNPAQVGRMFRRLQAELGEKAGGAHFHNTRGQGMANVVAALDAGVTTFDASQGGLGGCPYAPGATGNIVTEDLVYLLEAMGLDTGIDVEKLLAARAVLAEGLPGEPLYGHVPDAGLPKGFVYADGRVPPETPARVGCGAQA, encoded by the coding sequence GTGGCAACAAAAGTATTGGTGAGCGAGGTCGGACCCCGCGACGGCCTGCAAAGCGTCAAGCGCACGATGAGCCTGGCGCACAAGACGCAGTGGATCTCGGCGCTGCATGCGGCGGGCCTGCAGGAAATCGAGGTCGGCTCCTTCGTCTCTCCCAAGCTGTTGCCGCAAATGGCCGACACCGCGCAGGTGGTGGCCCATGCCAAGACCCTGCCCGGCCTGCACGTGGCCGTGCTCGTGCCCAACCTGAAGGGCGCGCAGGCCGCGTTCGAGGCTGGCGTGCACAAGATCACGCTGCCGATCTCGGTGACGGAAGTGCATTCGCTGGCGAACATCCGCCGCACGCACGAACAGGTCTTCGAGGAAGTGCGCCAGGTCGTGGCGCTGCGCAACGCGCAGTACCCCGGCATTGCCATCGAGGCCGGCATGTCGGTGGCCTTCGGCTGCACGCTGGCCGGCGCCGTGGCCGATGACGAAACGATGCGCATCGGGCATCTGATGGCCGAGCTGGGCGTGGACGAGGTCGGCCTGTCCGACACCACGGGCTACGGCAACCCGGCCCAGGTGGGCCGCATGTTCCGTCGCCTGCAGGCCGAGCTGGGCGAGAAGGCGGGCGGCGCGCACTTCCACAACACGCGTGGCCAGGGCATGGCCAACGTGGTCGCCGCGCTGGATGCTGGCGTCACCACCTTCGACGCCAGCCAGGGCGGCCTGGGCGGCTGTCCCTACGCGCCGGGCGCCACCGGCAACATCGTCACCGAAGACCTGGTGTATCTGCTGGAAGCCATGGGCCTGGACACCGGCATCGACGTCGAGAAGCTGCTGGCCGCGCGCGCCGTGCTGGCCGAAGGCCTGCCTGGCGAGCCGCTGTACGGCCACGTCCCTGACGCCGGCCTGCCCAAGGGCTTCGTCTATGCCGATGGCCGCGTGCCGCCCGAGACGCCCGCGCGCGTCGGTTGCGGAGCGCAGGCCTGA